A segment of the Calonectris borealis chromosome 10, bCalBor7.hap1.2, whole genome shotgun sequence genome:
CCCCATCATCTCCCCACAATGGTGCGGGAGATGATGGAGAGGTCTGGGAGAGCATGGGCTGCCTTTCCCTGGCATtaagctgggctgggggctgcacccAGCTGCTAActggtgctggggcctcgggacccaccAAGAGCCAGTCAGCACACCCTCCCAAAGCACGTACGTAGCGAACATGAAGCCCTGAGCACCAACATTTCACTCCACAGACCGTTTCTACAAAGGAGTGAGTTCAGCCAGGTTTGGACAAGACTTTATTCCATTTAAAAGGGACCAGCACAGGGTATCCAGGCACTCGGTGTTATCTCCGTGTGTGGTTCACTCCTGCTTTCCTTATAAAGTGCCAagccatttcttcttttaaagcactGATCATTTTGTGGTTTTCACATTTTTGATCTCCTGCAGCAGGTCAGACATTAGGGTGAGACTGACTAACAAGATCATGAAATcttcaaaatcaattttattcTCCGACTCCTCATCCAAGGCAGAAATTATTTCCtggtattttggtttgttttcttggcCCTATGGagaattttaaatgacaaaaaaagaaaaatattaagcatgaacttccttttttattgcatcataaaaaaaaaaaaaaagacaaacacatATGTAAAAATTCATGTATTTTTCTATCTTGCCATTCAGGTTTTTATGTCTACATTCATATTAGTTTTTCTAAAGGTATCCCAAGAAACTCAAACAGAAATATTACTGCAATCAGACAGGAGAACAACCAGTCCCCAAAGTTTCCACCTGAATCCAGAATACATCTTTTAAAAGACACCAGTCATGACTGAAAATCTGGCAGTGATGATGATGTAGCTGGtaactgctggaaaaaaaaatggagtccTGTGCCTTGATAAAACCGGGGAGAggaaacaaccaaccaaccctcCTAACCTTAATGTTCAAGACAGGTCCTCAAATATATACTGTGAAGGTCTCAGAAACTGTGGATTTTACAGACATAACTTCAGTAGCTGCTATTCTCTGTCCTGCTGGACATTATTATTGGAATGGAAGGGATTATTAAAATTATGTATCATGTCTGTTATTCatatttctttatgaaaaaaaaagaaaaaaaaaagagttccagGATATTTTTTTAGCTTAATAATCTTCAAAACATCTCATGATTCCAAATTTGATTGGCTATTGATATTTTCAAGTCCTTTTCCATAAGGTGCCTAGTTTCTAATTTGGTACCAATTCCCCCTCCCCAACCAGTCATGTGATTTTGTTATTCTCGGAAGCACAGGTATCGTCAAGAATGTCTTTACTCCTAAACATCTCTCTCATTTACTTAGTTGAGGTCTTTTTACTAGTCCTACATAGCTTTTTCTACCACTTGATAaaactcttttgtttttttttttatttggggaggggaaaaaaaaaatctgcaagaagtTTACAGCCACGAGTGCCGATATAGCTGTTTTTCACTGACACGCCAGGTGGGTGACTGATGGAGAGGTGCTTCCTGCTCCCCTTCTCCCACGGCCCCACCAGCAACCGCAGTGCATGCAGCTCTGCAGCACGGGGCTGGCTCTCCTGGTGCTGGGTCAGTGCTCTGGCAAACTACCAAATGCTTCATTAAATGCAATGGCTTTCTTCTCTTCATAAATACAGTCTCTTTTCATCatctgaggatttttttgtttgttttgggtgggttgtgttgttttttttttttttgcaattgccctattttctttaaaaaaatgcaagcacCCATGTCAACCGTGATTTATTGCTGTCCCCCCTCCTTTACCCTTATATTAGACACAGGCTCAACATAAAGCAACTAATTTGCCGAAGATGTTTGTACCAAATCACTGACGTCTCACTTGGGATTACACCTGGACTGATGCCTGCCCAGCTGCAGGACAGAGCCCGCGGTGCCATTCCTGCACCCACAGCGCCCGCCCAGTGCCGGCCCAGCGCCACCCGCTCACCCAAACCCCCTCACCTGTATGAAACCCCCAAACTGGGTTTGCAGCAAGCTTTTGGTTTCAGCTTTGCTGAGCTTGCCCTCGGGGTCAGCAGAGTTGTTATACACCAAAGCCACGGTAGCAAAAGCTTTTTCAAGGTCTGAGCCTTTTCCTAGAGCTGGCGGAGGGGAAAGTTGTCAGCCTATCAGAAAAAGTGGCATTTGAGATATAATTGAAAGGAATCTGTCAGAACCATCCTGAGTGGGTGGAAATCTGTGTAGTTTCATTAAAGTTAATGAGACTGAAACTGTTTATACCCACAGAGGACCTGGCCCAGATTTTATTTGGAGTGGGCCAGCAACATGCCTCACGTCCCATGGAAACACACCCCGGGAGGAAGCTTTCGATCGGAGCTGGGGCAGTAACGCGGGGTGACGCACGAGACCCATCTGGTCTACCCCCACCCTGGGCATCCAGCCAGGACCTGCCACGCCACGGAGACAGGCCACGCTGGCCATTTGGACTCCCAGGAGCCTGTATCAGGGAAAACGTGGCCCATTTGGGaagcctggctgaacagaaatGCCCACGTCTGAGCATCAGCGCCGCACTTCAGTGTTATGGTATACTTGGGATTTTGGCTGGATTCATTCCCCGCACTCCTGAGCCGCATCCTAAAGACTGCGGACTCACGGCCTTCAGTTAGCATCAGGTACCACAGATGTTTTGGGTTGTGATTTTTTAACGGAAAGGCAAGCAGAAGAGGAGACACGGATCAACGCGGGAGCACATTGCACAGGGACCCACGAGACCCCCTCCTCTTGCACCGGCTGAGGGTCTGCACAGCCTCCGCACCTCTGCTAAATCACCAGGTTTTACTGCACTTGGGCTGTGGCCTTGGAAGACCTGAACCCCCAAAAGGCAACAAATGGGTCCCCTTACCTTTTATTGACGCCAGCTGCTTGGCTATAGGTATGCTGGTAGtgagagagaagagaggcagaGTTATCACCTGGTGaattgtgtacatatatatagttTCTCCATGAGTGAGCTTGCtcacttctgtttcatttaatcCCCTTGGAACTCAGGGC
Coding sequences within it:
- the SNTN gene encoding sentan — its product is MCGCRASVPSTKQYSVNQPAPASTKKSPSAAAGMPKRIPIAKQLASIKALGKGSDLEKAFATVALVYNNSADPEGKLSKAETKSLLQTQFGGFIQGQENKPKYQEIISALDEESENKIDFEDFMILLVSLTLMSDLLQEIKNVKTTK